A window from uncultured Desulfobacter sp. encodes these proteins:
- a CDS encoding radical SAM protein produces the protein MKDQDSYLIDGHKLYWHLDRVNADKRGEMIAPIYVEISPTDRCSHDCIFCGLDFKRNGGHSLDGDRLVMSIGEMGELGVRSICFSGEGEPLLHPQTPRFIEACAEAGIDTSLSTNGSVNNPETWNSILGHLSWVRFSVDAGTDEVHLKIHRGGQKGFGQTISTIRQAVSIRNVINSNTTIGVQFILLRQNFEDLETAIELFQDIGVDYLSIKPFSAHPQMERGVGDPITEQETKDAVALIERLRQRSDMRLFYRQTAFSAATRSDISFSACRALPYWMYISSNADVYTCFTFLGDERFIIGNIGTQDMKHIVFGARRRESIRVGRETLNIGHECRLNCRMARINEFLEMLDNLPEHVNFI, from the coding sequence ATGAAAGATCAAGACAGTTATTTGATTGACGGTCACAAGCTTTACTGGCACCTGGACAGAGTGAATGCGGACAAACGCGGGGAGATGATTGCGCCCATATATGTGGAAATCAGTCCCACAGACCGGTGTTCCCATGACTGCATCTTTTGCGGGCTTGATTTCAAACGGAACGGGGGGCATTCCCTGGATGGTGACCGGCTTGTCATGTCCATTGGTGAGATGGGAGAACTCGGGGTACGCAGTATTTGTTTTTCAGGAGAAGGTGAGCCTTTGCTTCACCCCCAAACGCCAAGGTTCATTGAGGCTTGCGCTGAAGCCGGTATTGATACCTCTTTGTCAACCAATGGTTCTGTGAATAATCCGGAAACATGGAATAGTATACTCGGGCACTTATCCTGGGTTCGTTTCAGTGTGGATGCAGGGACGGATGAAGTACATTTAAAAATCCACCGGGGAGGACAAAAGGGATTTGGGCAGACGATTTCCACGATTCGGCAGGCGGTTTCCATTCGAAACGTCATCAATTCAAATACAACCATCGGTGTGCAATTTATTTTGCTCCGGCAGAATTTTGAAGATTTGGAAACCGCTATCGAACTTTTTCAGGATATTGGGGTGGACTATTTGAGTATCAAGCCGTTTTCTGCGCATCCCCAGATGGAGCGAGGGGTCGGCGATCCGATCACCGAGCAGGAAACAAAAGACGCGGTGGCGCTTATAGAACGGCTGCGCCAGCGTTCAGATATGCGGTTGTTTTATCGACAAACAGCGTTTTCCGCGGCGACCCGTTCGGATATCTCTTTTTCTGCCTGCCGTGCACTGCCGTACTGGATGTATATTTCATCAAACGCAGACGTATACACCTGTTTTACATTTCTGGGTGATGAGCGGTTTATCATCGGAAATATCGGCACTCAGGATATGAAACATATTGTGTTTGGTGCGCGCCGCAGAGAATCCATTCGTGTGGGCCGGGAAACACTGAATATTGGTCATGAGTGCCGCCTGAACTGTCGTATGGCCCGTATCAACGAGTTTCTAGAAATGCTGGACAATCTGCCGGAACATGTGAACTTTATTTAG
- a CDS encoding NAD-dependent epimerase/dehydratase family protein has product MNILVLGGNRYHGRLLVEMLVDKGYQVTVLNRGNRATKGIQGYRHIQADRNDEALMSRLLNKSVFDVVFDNNAYNFRQVEILFNALSNGCGRYVFTSTLAVYLRQTSLTALGEDQVTGVPDPDYPPHVRPYAEGKLTAEHSVMQLYPENHTILRLANVFGGPDFAGKLTYFEKRLEINKRVLLESPINDISLLYVGDAVRILCTMAEHPGAAAKVLNIADSTPMNIHTFFKNIFGAAWSKDRMVTAPAFQIRRYGIMCPVAWGPLLDVSAMISMTKKMDFTPMQNWVSESLAWEHRHFAQRNQSDAFQSALQLEADFMKRHGYA; this is encoded by the coding sequence GTGAATATCCTAGTGCTTGGAGGAAATCGTTATCATGGTCGTCTCCTGGTTGAAATGCTTGTGGATAAAGGATATCAGGTTACCGTCCTAAACCGGGGCAATCGAGCAACAAAGGGAATCCAAGGTTATCGGCATATTCAAGCCGACCGGAATGATGAAGCCCTGATGTCCCGCCTTTTAAATAAAAGTGTGTTCGACGTTGTTTTTGACAACAATGCCTATAATTTCAGGCAGGTAGAGATCCTTTTCAACGCATTGTCAAATGGGTGTGGCCGATATGTGTTTACCAGTACCCTTGCCGTATATCTCAGACAGACATCTTTAACTGCTTTGGGTGAAGACCAAGTGACAGGTGTGCCTGATCCCGACTACCCTCCCCATGTGAGGCCCTATGCAGAAGGAAAGCTTACGGCAGAGCATTCGGTAATGCAACTATATCCTGAAAATCATACCATTTTACGCCTGGCCAACGTGTTTGGCGGTCCGGACTTTGCCGGCAAGCTGACTTATTTTGAAAAGCGGTTGGAGATAAACAAAAGAGTGCTGCTGGAATCACCCATCAATGATATCAGCCTTCTTTATGTCGGAGACGCGGTTCGTATTTTATGCACAATGGCAGAGCATCCTGGTGCAGCAGCAAAAGTGTTGAATATCGCTGATTCGACTCCTATGAATATTCACACTTTTTTTAAAAACATTTTTGGTGCCGCCTGGTCCAAAGATCGTATGGTCACAGCACCTGCTTTTCAGATTCGTAGATACGGCATCATGTGCCCGGTGGCCTGGGGACCGCTGCTTGATGTGTCGGCGATGATTTCAATGACAAAAAAAATGGATTTCACACCCATGCAGAATTGGGTATCTGAAAGCCTGGCCTGGGAGCATCGCCACTTTGCACAACGCAACCAGAGCGATGCGTTTCAAAGCGCCCTTCAGCTGGAAGCCGATTTTATGAAACGGCATGGTTATGCCTGA
- a CDS encoding NADH:flavin oxidoreductase — protein MKWVQSVDIGRGHAPNRIVFPALSPNWADEHGCVTPALEYFYDAVGKGAVGMVVVAGTAVSPEGRGSDRTLCLYENFHVTGIRRLFDILNAYGAYTAIQLMHAGGQANPAVTGQTPLSPSGVACRSLDNRPREIPYDKIAKVRADFVQAARWAYQAGAHAVELHLAHGYLLHEFLSSHTNRRSDSYGGDMTGRMRFILEIVQDIRSAVPDLDIGARISGEDYIPGGILPIDAVLISKALETAGVAYLSVTAGIYDSGAIKHRMMAEGRFFEYARDIRASVSIPVTGVGRIMDIPQAEARLTNGFCDQVAIGRGLVADPDMIPRHLRKESPILCTQCGRCMYLRQGFKDLDCPLRDFPRRVQDNPEDEFS, from the coding sequence ATGAAATGGGTTCAATCTGTGGATATCGGTCGTGGGCATGCCCCCAACCGAATTGTTTTTCCGGCACTTTCACCCAATTGGGCGGACGAGCATGGGTGCGTGACACCTGCGCTGGAATATTTTTACGACGCCGTGGGAAAAGGGGCGGTGGGTATGGTGGTCGTTGCGGGAACGGCGGTTTCCCCTGAAGGCAGGGGCAGCGACCGCACACTGTGCCTGTATGAAAATTTTCATGTAACGGGTATACGGCGGCTGTTCGATATTCTGAATGCTTACGGGGCCTATACGGCCATCCAGCTTATGCATGCCGGAGGCCAGGCCAATCCGGCTGTCACGGGGCAAACGCCTTTATCTCCTTCCGGTGTTGCCTGCCGTTCATTGGATAACCGGCCCCGTGAAATACCGTATGATAAAATCGCAAAGGTTCGGGCTGATTTTGTCCAAGCGGCCCGGTGGGCTTACCAGGCAGGTGCCCATGCCGTTGAGCTTCATTTGGCCCACGGCTACCTGCTCCATGAGTTTTTATCTTCGCACACCAATCGGCGTTCCGATTCTTATGGAGGGGATATGACCGGACGCATGAGATTCATTTTGGAAATTGTGCAAGACATTCGATCTGCTGTCCCGGATCTGGATATCGGTGCGCGGATTTCAGGAGAGGATTATATCCCTGGCGGCATACTACCCATAGATGCCGTTTTGATTTCCAAAGCTTTGGAAACGGCCGGGGTCGCCTATCTGAGCGTCACCGCCGGAATCTATGATTCCGGGGCAATTAAGCACCGGATGATGGCTGAGGGGCGTTTTTTTGAATATGCCCGGGATATAAGGGCGTCCGTATCCATACCCGTTACCGGGGTGGGGCGGATCATGGATATTCCCCAGGCTGAGGCCCGGCTGACCAATGGATTTTGCGATCAGGTGGCCATCGGCAGAGGGCTTGTGGCTGATCCGGATATGATTCCACGGCACCTTCGCAAAGAATCCCCGATTCTTTGTACCCAGTGCGGCAGGTGCATGTATTTAAGACAGGGATTCAAAGACCTTGACTGCCCGTTGCGCGATTTTCCAAGACGGGTGCAGGACAACCCGGAGGACGAATTTTCGTGA
- a CDS encoding radical SAM protein produces MNNLSANHSFCWEQFAKIPGNPYFFGEDALRGFNCLFVWYSDKNDYSAAYYPLAFGIMASLVRMNGGTAQIEYMGPHNENPSIFSGRSLVCFFPQVAAFDILEKMCMACRRANPDVPVAVFNSEQHQHEMMLCSPQAETIGFMLMHQIPVIDFCLIGEAEYSFIALCNALFDGGGAFHNLPHALYRENGKIHVTTRSQKPVQFESLPFPSRDHLERSLAPSGVNSASIRIQSSRGCISACRYCVESCVNLPQKGRTKAWIEKPLALFIDEIKMLSERYGAYYFNINDSSFEDPGRRGIGRMLRFCSGIKKLGIAASFKIHLRAETLDRLDDKAFDLLKEAGVDIIVVGVESGLPAELDAYGKRATAEIIQRSIRRVDRDGRFFLLTGHMMFSPLLHLDDLPAKVAYLRKIGRGWDYLNLSNNLLVFYGTAFHRAIEMEGLVEKTPGEVRPVVPYRYRDPRVGKISNAVSALRTSIPEVISLQNLLYDACNMRARFSNPSNGHLTLFASQFHEYEQVVNDVKEQLQDIYKCYWDDCYAAVTRGLTIPDAEYIAPDIAGLYDRLCEGERKILTSLHVSGLNTDRLHLKTWLSVINTAKNTSWGRI; encoded by the coding sequence TTGAATAATCTTTCTGCGAACCACTCCTTTTGTTGGGAACAATTTGCCAAGATACCAGGAAATCCATATTTTTTCGGGGAAGACGCGCTTAGAGGATTTAACTGTCTTTTTGTCTGGTATTCCGATAAGAACGATTATTCTGCGGCGTATTATCCCCTTGCCTTTGGCATTATGGCATCCCTTGTCCGCATGAACGGAGGAACCGCTCAAATTGAGTACATGGGCCCACATAACGAAAACCCATCCATCTTCAGCGGAAGGTCCCTTGTCTGTTTTTTCCCCCAGGTGGCAGCTTTTGATATCCTGGAGAAAATGTGCATGGCGTGCAGACGGGCAAACCCGGACGTTCCAGTGGCGGTATTCAATTCTGAACAGCATCAGCATGAAATGATGCTTTGTTCCCCCCAGGCCGAAACAATCGGTTTCATGCTGATGCATCAGATACCGGTCATTGATTTTTGTCTGATCGGTGAGGCTGAGTATTCCTTTATTGCGCTTTGCAATGCATTGTTCGACGGCGGCGGGGCTTTCCACAATCTGCCCCATGCCTTATATCGGGAAAACGGAAAAATCCATGTGACGACACGAAGCCAGAAACCGGTTCAATTCGAGTCTCTTCCTTTTCCCTCCCGGGACCATTTGGAACGCTCTTTGGCACCCTCTGGTGTCAATAGCGCTTCGATTCGCATACAATCCAGCAGGGGATGTATTTCAGCATGCCGGTATTGCGTCGAGTCCTGTGTGAATCTGCCCCAGAAAGGACGAACCAAAGCCTGGATTGAAAAGCCCTTAGCCCTATTCATAGACGAAATTAAAATGCTGTCTGAACGTTACGGGGCCTATTATTTCAACATAAACGACAGTTCATTTGAAGATCCCGGTCGCCGGGGAATAGGCAGGATGTTAAGATTTTGCAGCGGGATCAAAAAGCTTGGCATTGCAGCTTCCTTTAAAATTCACTTGCGGGCCGAGACCCTTGACAGGCTTGATGACAAGGCCTTTGATCTGCTTAAAGAAGCCGGCGTGGACATAATTGTTGTAGGTGTGGAATCAGGTCTTCCAGCAGAGCTTGACGCCTATGGCAAAAGAGCTACAGCCGAAATCATCCAACGCAGCATCAGGCGTGTGGACCGGGATGGCCGCTTTTTTCTGCTGACCGGGCATATGATGTTCAGTCCCCTGCTGCATTTGGATGATCTGCCTGCCAAGGTTGCCTATCTAAGAAAAATTGGGCGCGGATGGGACTACCTGAATCTATCCAATAACCTTTTGGTATTTTACGGAACAGCCTTCCACCGTGCCATCGAAATGGAAGGGCTTGTTGAAAAGACGCCTGGAGAGGTCCGACCGGTGGTGCCTTACCGGTACCGGGACCCTCGGGTCGGGAAAATTTCAAACGCCGTTTCCGCACTTCGCACATCAATTCCGGAAGTCATTTCGCTTCAGAATCTGTTATACGATGCCTGCAATATGCGCGCGCGTTTCAGTAATCCATCCAATGGCCATCTTACTTTATTTGCCAGTCAATTTCATGAATATGAACAGGTCGTAAATGATGTAAAGGAACAGTTACAGGATATATACAAATGCTACTGGGATGATTGTTACGCCGCCGTAACCCGGGGGCTGACTATTCCTGATGCCGAATACATTGCGCCGGATATCGCCGGGCTATACGACCGGCTGTGCGAAGGCGAACGAAAAATACTGACATCGCTCCATGTCAGCGGTCTGAACACGGACCGTCTCCATCTTAAAACCTGGTTGTCTGTCATAAATACAGCTAAAAATACATCATGGGGGCGGATCTAA
- a CDS encoding glycosyltransferase: MLRHHNTLKQKGLDAHILVGKDMEPNSASIHSIPRLVRREGFAVGRDPLMPFAMLTRLPFMQDVDIVELRSPHNGHGSPYLDLKILPGLSRRFCFVYRLSDMWALTGFCTYAFDCVKWKSGCHDCPQIIGNEKNRAEVAIPGQDISQAIYAQKKQAFGRSQVHVVCPSMWMLKNVRQGVLNHAASQSHIPVGVDVDLFEPHSGNQVRKKMGIAEDVFLVMANIPNPRNYRKAYDLLIEILSACSNLKNIELLLVGPSSEDVMATGVGNMAVHIVPYIEKESDIVPYYQAADVFLLPSRCDNSAQVLVEAAACGVPSVAFEVCGNMEYCRHMETGLTARPYDVVQFSQCIRNLTDVGLRNRLSLGARKVAVEEWSTDKQADRFIELYQSIIQYKKKSNGNAF, from the coding sequence ATGTTGCGCCACCATAACACATTGAAACAAAAAGGACTTGATGCCCATATCCTCGTCGGCAAGGATATGGAACCGAACAGTGCATCCATCCACAGTATTCCCCGCCTGGTTCGCCGGGAAGGTTTTGCCGTTGGAAGAGATCCATTGATGCCGTTTGCAATGCTCACACGATTGCCCTTTATGCAGGATGTGGATATTGTTGAACTTCGCAGCCCCCATAACGGTCACGGCTCTCCCTACCTGGATTTAAAAATACTGCCTGGGCTATCCCGGCGTTTTTGTTTTGTTTATCGGCTTTCCGATATGTGGGCTTTGACCGGGTTTTGTACGTATGCTTTTGATTGTGTGAAATGGAAAAGCGGCTGCCATGACTGCCCCCAAATCATTGGAAATGAAAAAAATCGGGCGGAGGTCGCAATTCCGGGCCAAGATATCAGCCAAGCCATTTATGCGCAAAAGAAACAAGCGTTCGGCCGATCTCAGGTGCATGTGGTTTGCCCCTCCATGTGGATGCTCAAAAATGTCCGGCAGGGGGTGCTGAATCATGCAGCAAGCCAATCCCACATTCCCGTTGGGGTGGATGTGGATCTGTTTGAGCCTCATTCCGGTAATCAAGTTCGAAAAAAAATGGGAATAGCCGAAGATGTGTTCCTTGTTATGGCAAATATTCCCAATCCGCGTAATTATCGAAAAGCCTATGATTTACTGATTGAAATCTTATCTGCTTGCAGCAATCTGAAAAATATTGAGCTTTTATTGGTCGGCCCCAGTTCTGAAGATGTCATGGCAACAGGGGTGGGGAATATGGCCGTGCATATCGTTCCATATATCGAAAAGGAAAGCGACATTGTTCCCTACTATCAGGCCGCTGATGTATTTCTTCTTCCTTCACGGTGCGATAACAGCGCCCAGGTACTGGTTGAAGCTGCAGCCTGTGGTGTGCCTTCGGTTGCCTTCGAGGTATGTGGAAACATGGAGTATTGTCGGCATATGGAGACGGGTTTAACCGCCCGTCCTTATGATGTGGTGCAGTTTAGCCAATGCATCCGTAATTTGACGGATGTCGGGCTTCGCAATCGCCTCTCCTTGGGGGCCAGAAAAGTGGCGGTCGAAGAATGGTCGACCGACAAGCAGGCAGACCGATTCATAGAATTGTACCAATCGATTATCCAATACAAAAAAAAATCTAACGGCAATGCATTTTAA
- the asnB gene encoding asparagine synthase (glutamine-hydrolyzing), giving the protein MNMLIAHRGPDDAGVYHSPDNKVTMAMRRLSILDLAYGHQPMSDKDDSIWIVFNGEIFNSPALRRTLEKQGYHFKTRNSDTEVLLKLYQRDGQEMVKALNGMFAFVIYDQQTGILFGARDRFGIKPLYYHVTPQRFAFASELKSLKAMPFFNSKLNPQAVFHYMSLLYVPGPESIFSGVRRLPAGHWFSYNLREDELKICRFWRPGFDSCCGRTVQEWAVSIRQTFQDAVKRWSLSDVPVACSLSGGIDSAAITAMMSRFSDGPVRTFTLGFSDQMSAPWDETDRANLIAEKYHTDHHVFRLSAEELLTDLVKMVWHMDEPYAGGLPAWYIFKEMAKTVRVGITGTGGDELFGQYGQFIRYESDPHTLSAITNRANSLKPLESCVDPPFGASYYALSAYMSDALKKKTVFTPSFCRNLLLTSNFMQDAYDEFSEPILRNGLTAVNFRYQLAEEFLAMTDRFSMAHSVEARTPFLDNEFVDLVLTIPPEIRTDPQDRKYLEKLAFAPLLSSALMSAPNRGFVLPIEIWLRTILRKPVQTLLSRRRLALQGIFSPDVYDAFITPHLEGRENHTWRIWALFMFQLWHVVYIEKSAVECPEFDFSQLVLQADSFGVL; this is encoded by the coding sequence ATGAACATGCTTATCGCCCATCGAGGGCCTGACGACGCCGGTGTATACCACAGCCCTGACAATAAAGTCACTATGGCCATGCGACGCTTGAGCATCCTTGATTTGGCGTATGGCCATCAGCCCATGTCTGACAAAGATGACAGTATTTGGATCGTATTTAACGGGGAGATATTTAATTCACCCGCGTTACGCCGTACGCTTGAAAAGCAGGGATATCATTTTAAAACACGTAATTCGGATACGGAAGTACTGCTCAAATTATATCAAAGAGACGGCCAAGAAATGGTTAAGGCTCTCAACGGAATGTTTGCCTTTGTTATTTACGATCAACAAACCGGCATCCTGTTCGGGGCCAGGGATCGTTTTGGTATCAAACCGTTGTACTACCATGTGACGCCGCAAAGATTTGCTTTCGCATCGGAGTTGAAATCACTTAAAGCAATGCCTTTTTTCAATTCAAAGCTTAATCCCCAGGCCGTGTTCCACTATATGTCCTTGCTGTACGTGCCTGGTCCTGAATCAATTTTTTCCGGCGTCCGAAGACTTCCGGCCGGGCATTGGTTTTCGTACAATTTAAGAGAAGATGAATTGAAAATTTGCAGATTCTGGCGCCCCGGATTTGATTCTTGCTGCGGACGAACCGTGCAAGAGTGGGCAGTCAGCATTCGCCAGACTTTTCAGGACGCCGTCAAACGATGGAGCCTCAGTGATGTCCCGGTTGCCTGCTCTTTGTCCGGCGGCATTGATTCAGCAGCGATTACAGCCATGATGAGTCGTTTTTCCGATGGGCCGGTAAGGACTTTTACATTAGGGTTTTCAGACCAGATGTCAGCCCCCTGGGATGAAACGGATCGCGCCAACCTTATTGCTGAAAAATACCATACGGATCATCACGTGTTTCGGCTTTCCGCCGAGGAACTATTGACCGATCTGGTTAAAATGGTCTGGCACATGGACGAACCCTATGCCGGCGGCCTGCCTGCCTGGTACATATTCAAGGAGATGGCAAAAACGGTTCGTGTCGGTATCACAGGGACGGGCGGCGATGAATTGTTTGGTCAATACGGACAATTTATCCGTTACGAAAGTGATCCACATACCTTATCAGCTATCACCAACCGAGCCAATTCTCTCAAGCCCCTCGAGAGCTGTGTGGATCCACCCTTTGGCGCCAGTTATTATGCGCTATCTGCTTATATGAGCGATGCGCTCAAGAAAAAAACCGTATTTACACCATCGTTTTGCAGGAACCTGCTGTTGACATCAAATTTTATGCAAGATGCCTATGATGAGTTTTCAGAACCCATTCTTCGCAATGGTCTGACGGCGGTGAATTTTCGATATCAATTAGCCGAAGAGTTTTTGGCTATGACAGACCGTTTTTCCATGGCTCACAGCGTTGAAGCCAGAACCCCTTTTCTGGATAATGAATTTGTCGATCTGGTCTTGACTATTCCTCCGGAAATTCGAACTGACCCTCAGGATCGTAAATACCTGGAGAAACTGGCGTTTGCTCCGCTGCTTTCCAGCGCGCTCATGTCGGCACCAAACCGGGGGTTTGTCCTTCCCATTGAAATATGGCTCAGAACGATTTTGCGCAAACCTGTACAAACCCTGTTGTCCAGGCGCCGGTTGGCCCTTCAGGGCATATTTTCTCCTGACGTTTATGATGCATTCATCACGCCCCACCTGGAGGGACGGGAAAATCATACGTGGCGTATTTGGGCCCTGTTCATGTTCCAGTTGTGGCACGTGGTTTATATTGAAAAGTCAGCTGTTGAGTGCCCTGAGTTTGATTTTTCACAGCTGGTTTTACAAGCGGATTCGTTTGGTGTTTTATGA
- a CDS encoding tetratricopeptide repeat protein: MLEDEIYSVLRSCAHLAFIGQQLNECDAWQAEAFFQTLSGPQSMHACMVGHVVPIFEKSLFDFHKKTGMLHLSKGDTNEALKCFEQALRINADDQSIHHVLNEMAEAETLFGKIM; this comes from the coding sequence TTGCTTGAAGATGAAATTTATAGCGTGTTAAGATCCTGTGCACATCTTGCCTTTATCGGGCAACAGCTGAACGAATGCGATGCCTGGCAGGCTGAGGCTTTTTTCCAAACATTATCCGGGCCGCAATCCATGCATGCATGCATGGTGGGGCATGTTGTCCCTATCTTTGAAAAGTCACTCTTTGATTTTCATAAAAAAACAGGCATGCTGCATCTTTCCAAAGGGGATACAAATGAGGCATTGAAGTGCTTTGAACAGGCACTTCGTATCAACGCCGATGACCAATCAATCCACCACGTTTTAAATGAAATGGCAGAGGCTGAAACCCTCTTTGGGAAGATCATGTAA
- a CDS encoding acylneuraminate cytidylyltransferase family protein has product MKIVCIIPARGGSKGIPDKNLQLLGNIPLVAFSIMTALSIPKIDRVIVSTDSPKIGSVAKEYGAEVPFLRPRALSADTSALEGVVAHCLRWLTEEDDYQPDICALMLPTHPFRRITTINTVLKRLSDRWGRVVTVRKVGVKKRCYFDAQTKNYRCLKTKSLSEGLHSAYRQYGLLDAFWVFPGTSFGTHYHIIDNDIELVDIDEWSDLHQARKIVDQGLYVQKAL; this is encoded by the coding sequence ATGAAAATCGTATGCATTATACCTGCGCGTGGCGGCTCCAAAGGTATACCTGATAAAAATCTTCAATTGCTGGGAAACATACCTTTGGTGGCATTTTCCATCATGACGGCTCTGAGCATTCCCAAAATTGATAGAGTGATTGTTAGTACCGATTCCCCAAAAATTGGATCTGTTGCCAAAGAGTATGGTGCGGAAGTTCCATTTTTACGTCCAAGGGCGTTATCTGCCGATACTTCCGCATTGGAAGGCGTTGTTGCCCACTGCCTAAGGTGGCTGACCGAGGAGGACGATTATCAACCTGATATTTGTGCGTTGATGCTGCCCACGCACCCTTTTAGGCGTATTACTACGATTAATACGGTTTTGAAACGTCTTTCAGATCGATGGGGCCGGGTTGTCACAGTTCGAAAAGTAGGGGTTAAAAAAAGATGCTACTTTGATGCACAGACAAAGAATTATAGGTGTTTGAAAACAAAAAGTTTATCTGAAGGCCTGCACAGTGCCTACCGGCAATACGGTCTACTTGATGCATTTTGGGTGTTTCCGGGAACGTCATTCGGAACACATTACCACATCATAGACAACGATATTGAGTTAGTTGATATTGACGAATGGTCGGATTTACACCAGGCCCGCAAGATTGTAGACCAGGGCTTGTATGTTCAAAAAGCACTATGA
- a CDS encoding 6-hydroxymethylpterin diphosphokinase MptE-like protein has product MIAWTKRFPEQDKPEAYRRIVEAREKFFEHYAQEWLADEPEPKRIPGYQNIIADWRNRYKGQRCFVIGNGPSLDKMDLTPLKDEITIGCNGIYKRFSKWGFTTNYLVLEDIEQTESRRKELPRVKGPLKMAALYNAYALPPAADTVFFNVPRTGNNPYYFSDAYPQFSKDFSGVVHLGSTVTYIMLQLAYHFGCDPVYIIGVDHNYGNLVALTKHLPGRHLLLTEENMHLVKTCYGIADYYKPGDLIGGPWVEKQEQAYRLARTEFETVGRRIINAGVESKLDVFQSEPFDTLF; this is encoded by the coding sequence ATGATTGCATGGACAAAACGATTCCCGGAACAAGATAAACCCGAGGCATACCGGCGTATTGTAGAGGCCCGGGAAAAATTCTTTGAACATTATGCTCAAGAATGGCTTGCTGATGAACCTGAACCTAAACGTATCCCCGGTTACCAGAATATCATAGCCGATTGGCGAAACCGATACAAAGGACAACGGTGTTTTGTCATTGGGAACGGACCCAGTCTGGATAAAATGGATCTTACCCCCCTGAAAGACGAAATTACCATCGGCTGTAACGGTATTTACAAACGGTTTTCAAAATGGGGGTTTACCACGAATTACCTTGTCCTGGAAGATATTGAGCAAACAGAATCACGCCGCAAAGAACTACCCCGGGTAAAGGGTCCTTTGAAAATGGCAGCGCTTTATAATGCTTATGCATTGCCGCCTGCGGCAGATACTGTTTTCTTTAACGTTCCGCGGACTGGGAACAACCCTTATTATTTTTCAGATGCCTACCCCCAGTTTTCAAAAGATTTTTCAGGGGTGGTTCACCTTGGCAGTACCGTAACCTATATCATGCTGCAACTGGCATACCATTTTGGATGTGATCCGGTTTACATTATCGGCGTTGACCACAATTACGGGAATCTTGTGGCCTTGACCAAGCATCTTCCCGGTCGTCATTTATTGTTAACTGAGGAAAACATGCACCTGGTAAAAACCTGTTATGGTATTGCCGATTACTATAAACCCGGAGATTTGATCGGCGGTCCTTGGGTTGAAAAACAAGAGCAGGCATATCGACTGGCACGAACCGAATTTGAAACGGTAGGAAGACGGATCATCAATGCCGGAGTTGAATCAAAACTTGATGTGTTCCAGTCTGAACCGTTTGATACGCTTTTTTAA